ACACATTTTCAGCGTGCTCCTGCTGCACAGCAAATCCTTCATCGATTTGCAGGTCATCGACCAGAACGGCATCTGCGTCTCCTACGTCGGGCCCTACAAGCTGCGCGGCGTCGATTACGGCCACGAGGCATGGTTCAAAAAGGTCATGGCCAAGGGCATTCACGTCAGCGACGTGTTCCTGGGCTTTCGCAACTACCCGCACTTCAACATCGCCGTCAGCCGCCGTGAGGGCGACCGGACCTGGGTGCTGCGGGCGGCCATCGACTCGGACATTTTCGATTCGCTGGTGCGCAGCATCCATCTGGGCAAATCCGGCGACGCCTTCCTGCTCTCCGCCGACCACGTGCTCCAGACCAAGCCGCGCTTCGACCACGCCATGTTCGACACCCTCGATTTCCCGGACATTCCCCGCTTCGCCGGCACCCGCGTGGAAAGCCTGACCGTGGACGGCCAGACCTCGCTTTTCGCCATGACCTGGCTCAACCACAAGGACTGGCTGCTGGTGGTCAAGGACGATCCCCGGGAGGAGCTCCTGCCCGTGACCAGGGCCCGCTGGCTGCTCGTCGTGCTCTTGGCCGGCGGCATGCTGCTCATTATCGGCGGGGCGGTGATGGTTGCCGGCGGCACGGTCAAGGCGCTGATCGAGGCCGAGCGGGAAAAAGCGGCGCTCGACGCATCGCTGACCCAGTCGAGCAAGATGGCGGCCCTGGGCAAACTGGCCGCCGGCGTGGCCCACGAGGTCAACAACCCCCTGGCCATCATCATGGAAAAGGCCGGCTGGATGCGCGACCTGCTAAGCGAGGAGGACATCAAGGCCAGCCCCAACTTCCAGGAATTCGCCGACGCCGTGAGCAAAATCGAGTTCCACGTGCGCCGGGCCAAGGACGTCACCCACCGCCTGCTCGGCTTCGCCCGCCGCATGGAGCCCACCCAGGAGGATCTCGACATCAACCTGCTGCTCAACCAGACCCGCTCGTTTCTGGAAAACGAGGCCAGCTTCCGGGGCATCACCTTCGTCAGCGACTACCAAAGCGACCTGCCCCGCATCGAATCCGACACCTCCCAGCTCCAGCAGGTCTTCCTCAACATCATGGACAACGCCATAGACGCCATCGACAAGAACGGGACCATCACCGTGACCACCCGGTCCCTGCCCGAGACCGGCGAGGTGGAC
The sequence above is drawn from the Solidesulfovibrio fructosivorans JJ] genome and encodes:
- a CDS encoding sensor histidine kinase yields the protein MLQDQLSKLRLKLIAITLAFSFIPLLSLGIALYDRFYVTYTAKVYDNLSNLVENKKLTIDLFLAERVAQLSNLAQTESYRDLSQKEYLEHIFSVLLLHSKSFIDLQVIDQNGICVSYVGPYKLRGVDYGHEAWFKKVMAKGIHVSDVFLGFRNYPHFNIAVSRREGDRTWVLRAAIDSDIFDSLVRSIHLGKSGDAFLLSADHVLQTKPRFDHAMFDTLDFPDIPRFAGTRVESLTVDGQTSLFAMTWLNHKDWLLVVKDDPREELLPVTRARWLLVVLLAGGMLLIIGGAVMVAGGTVKALIEAEREKAALDASLTQSSKMAALGKLAAGVAHEVNNPLAIIMEKAGWMRDLLSEEDIKASPNFQEFADAVSKIEFHVRRAKDVTHRLLGFARRMEPTQEDLDINLLLNQTRSFLENEASFRGITFVSDYQSDLPRIESDTSQLQQVFLNIMDNAIDAIDKNGTITVTTRSLPETGEVDIAIADTGKGMGKEAMEKIFDPFFTTKKVGEGTGLGLTISYSIIEKLGGHIRVTSEEGKGTTFHITLPLHA